One Sphaerisporangium krabiense DNA segment encodes these proteins:
- a CDS encoding MarR family winged helix-turn-helix transcriptional regulator, with product MELDEPAGKPLETGNPPTPDDAAQLGSDLRVAIARIARRLRQAHAVGDVTISGVSVLARLAEGPDSPGSLAELERVRPQAMATTLASLEERGLVRRGQDAADGRRAIMTITDEGRRVLSERRSESERRLAEVLGAEFTPAERHTLASAVSLLDRLAERL from the coding sequence ATGGAGTTGGACGAACCAGCAGGAAAGCCCTTAGAAACCGGCAATCCCCCCACACCTGACGACGCGGCCCAGCTCGGCTCGGATCTGCGGGTGGCCATCGCCCGCATCGCGCGCCGGCTTCGGCAGGCGCACGCCGTCGGGGATGTGACGATCTCCGGGGTGTCGGTGCTCGCCCGGCTCGCGGAAGGCCCGGACTCGCCCGGATCCCTCGCCGAACTGGAGCGCGTACGCCCTCAGGCGATGGCGACCACGCTGGCCTCACTGGAGGAGCGCGGCCTCGTCCGGCGCGGCCAGGACGCCGCGGACGGGCGGCGCGCGATCATGACGATCACCGACGAGGGGCGCCGCGTGCTGTCCGAACGACGCTCCGAGTCCGAACGACGGCTCGCGGAAGTGCTCGGCGCGGAGTTCACGCCCGCCGAGCGGCACACGCTGGCGTCCGCCGTCTCCCTGCTCGACCGGCTGGCCGAGCGCCTGTGA
- a CDS encoding MFS transporter yields MTRTQRLRDAPVGPGYKWIALSNTTLGVLIATLDSSIVIISLPAIFRGIGLDPLAPGNIGYLLWMILGYLLVSAVFVVVLGRLGDMFGRVRIYNLGFLIFACASIALSLDPFREGAGALWLILWRIVQAFGGSMLTANSAAILTDAFPARQRGMALGVNQITALAGQFLGLLAGGLLAVIDWRAVFWVSVPISVAGTIWSYLSLRETASGRRGGRIDWFGNITFAAGAGALLAAITYGIQPYGGGATGWGNPVVLGGLFGGVFLLVVFCVIETRLKEPMFRLALLKVRAFAAGNLAALLIAIARGGLQFMLIIWLQGIWLPLHGYEFEDTPLWAGIFMLPMTCGFLIAGPLSGYMSDRFGARLFSTAGPVVVACSFVGLLLLPVNFDYGVFALLLLVNGFGQGMFSAPNTSSIMGSVPAAYRGVASGMRATFQNSGTALSIGVFFSLMVSGLASSLPSTLSGGLQAHGVPAETAHHVASLPPVSTLFATFLGENPIQHLLGPGTLSRLAADQREALTGFSYFPQLVSGPFHDGLVIVFSVAAGMAVISAIASALRGRSRRPDAELATATPTGEADPEPQGAPSS; encoded by the coding sequence ATGACGCGCACCCAGCGCCTGAGAGACGCTCCCGTCGGCCCCGGCTACAAGTGGATCGCCCTCTCCAACACCACCCTGGGCGTGCTGATCGCCACCCTCGACAGCTCCATCGTGATCATCTCGCTGCCCGCCATCTTCCGCGGCATCGGGCTCGACCCGCTCGCCCCAGGCAACATCGGCTACCTGCTCTGGATGATCCTCGGCTACCTGCTGGTGTCGGCCGTGTTCGTGGTGGTCCTCGGCAGGCTCGGCGACATGTTCGGCCGGGTCAGGATCTACAACCTCGGCTTCCTGATCTTCGCGTGCGCGTCCATCGCCCTGTCGCTCGACCCGTTCAGGGAAGGCGCGGGCGCGCTGTGGCTGATCCTGTGGCGCATCGTCCAGGCGTTCGGCGGGTCCATGCTCACCGCCAACTCCGCCGCCATCCTGACCGACGCGTTCCCGGCCCGCCAGCGCGGCATGGCGCTGGGCGTCAACCAGATCACCGCGCTCGCCGGGCAGTTCCTCGGCCTGCTCGCGGGCGGCCTGCTGGCCGTCATCGACTGGCGCGCGGTGTTCTGGGTGAGCGTGCCGATCAGCGTGGCGGGCACGATCTGGTCGTACCTGAGCCTGCGCGAGACCGCGTCCGGCCGTCGTGGCGGCAGGATCGACTGGTTCGGCAACATCACGTTCGCGGCGGGCGCCGGCGCCCTGCTGGCCGCGATCACGTACGGGATCCAGCCGTACGGCGGCGGCGCGACCGGCTGGGGCAACCCGGTGGTGCTCGGCGGCCTGTTCGGCGGCGTCTTCCTGCTCGTGGTGTTCTGCGTCATCGAGACGCGCCTGAAGGAGCCGATGTTCCGGCTCGCGCTGTTAAAGGTGCGGGCGTTCGCGGCGGGCAACCTGGCCGCGCTGCTGATCGCGATCGCGCGGGGCGGTCTCCAGTTCATGCTGATCATCTGGCTCCAGGGCATCTGGCTGCCCCTGCACGGCTACGAGTTCGAGGACACACCCCTGTGGGCCGGCATCTTCATGCTGCCGATGACCTGCGGTTTCCTCATCGCCGGCCCGCTGTCGGGCTACATGTCCGACCGGTTCGGCGCCCGGCTGTTCTCGACGGCCGGGCCTGTGGTCGTCGCGTGCTCGTTCGTCGGTCTGCTCCTGCTGCCCGTGAACTTCGACTACGGCGTGTTCGCGCTCCTCCTGCTGGTCAACGGCTTCGGCCAGGGCATGTTCTCGGCGCCCAACACGTCCTCGATCATGGGAAGCGTCCCGGCGGCGTACCGCGGCGTGGCGTCCGGGATGCGCGCCACCTTCCAGAACTCCGGGACCGCGCTGTCCATCGGCGTCTTCTTCTCGCTCATGGTCTCCGGCCTCGCCTCGTCCCTGCCGTCCACGCTGAGCGGCGGGCTCCAGGCGCACGGCGTGCCCGCCGAGACCGCGCACCACGTGGCCTCGCTGCCGCCCGTCAGCACGCTGTTCGCGACGTTCCTCGGCGAGAACCCGATCCAGCACCTGCTCGGCCCCGGCACGCTCTCCCGGCTCGCCGCCGACCAGCGCGAGGCGCTGACGGGCTTCAGCTACTTCCCCCAACTGGTCTCCGGCCCCTTCCACGACGGTCTCGTGATCGTGTTCAGCGTGGCGGCGGGCATGGCCGTGATCTCGGCCATCGCCTCGGCACTGCGCGGCCGTTCGCGACGCCCGGACGCCGAGCTCGCCACCGCCACGCCGACCGGCGAAGCGGATCCGGAACCGCAGGGGGCGCCCTCTTCGTGA
- a CDS encoding NADPH-dependent F420 reductase, with product MRIGILGTGTLAAALGEGWARAGHEVAIAGRSTDRARALADRLGPAVCAVTPRQAVAGRDAVLLAVSWDGVEDMLTRAGAPGGSLEGTPLIDPTNAVEHGVGVLLTAPGDSMARRIAGLAPGARVVKAFHLFPAEQWTRPPRPGETPVTVAMSGDDPDALRVAGELARAVGAAPAVLGSLDRARQLEEVAGYVIGLAFAGTDPGATIPRVPSPAA from the coding sequence ATGCGGATCGGGATTCTCGGGACGGGGACTCTGGCGGCGGCGTTGGGGGAGGGGTGGGCGCGTGCGGGGCATGAGGTGGCCATCGCGGGGCGGTCCACGGACAGGGCGCGGGCGCTCGCGGACCGGCTGGGGCCGGCGGTGTGCGCGGTCACGCCGCGTCAGGCGGTCGCCGGCCGTGACGCGGTGCTGCTCGCCGTGTCGTGGGACGGGGTCGAGGACATGCTCACAAGGGCGGGGGCGCCTGGGGGCTCGCTGGAGGGGACTCCGCTGATCGATCCCACGAACGCCGTCGAGCACGGCGTGGGCGTGCTGCTCACCGCGCCCGGCGACTCGATGGCGCGGCGCATCGCGGGGCTGGCTCCGGGGGCGCGTGTCGTGAAGGCGTTCCACCTGTTCCCGGCCGAGCAGTGGACCAGACCCCCGCGCCCGGGAGAAACCCCCGTGACGGTGGCGATGTCCGGCGACGACCCGGACGCCCTGCGCGTCGCCGGCGAGCTAGCCCGTGCCGTGGGCGCGGCACCGGCCGTCCTCGGGTCGCTCGATCGTGCCCGCCAGCTCGAAGAGGTCGCGGGCTACGTCATCGGCCTGGCCTTCGCCGGCACCGACCCCGGCGCCACCATTCCGCGCGTGCCGTCCCCGGCCGCGTGA
- a CDS encoding MFS transporter: protein MIAHPLDQAGPVPPGTPEYVKQLRYAWRVCSVTSLGLILIGINGSTLNVALPAVVRHFRAGALASSWILVSYLLIITVTLVFFGRVADLLGRREIYLAGFALFVTASLLAGFSPTVGFLIVMRGVQALGAAMILANGTVIITVAFPPDRLSQGMGVYIGTLSVAQLAGPTLGGLIADAAGWQWVFWGNVPAGVAGLIWGWATLRRVPAGPRASLDVMGNVLVFAALSAILVALSDAGSHGVSGPVVIAGTLVFLVLLPVLVVVERRASHPVLDPRLFGRRMLAFANLASFCTALSRSALILLIALYLQAARGMDAFDAALGVLPVPVGMALASPTAGALGRRVSPYALSVGGCALNFAGLVCLTLSAGAATPYWVIGIGLFLAGCGNGAFLTGNTTQVMSALPPGGLGVVNGFRLMIMNAGIVLSVAMSLSVLTSTLAPALRNLVYAGTLARLSPAAVQQLLSGFQRTYLVLAAVALAGLITAACARPDTGRPAGEDPAAG, encoded by the coding sequence ATGATCGCCCATCCGCTTGATCAGGCCGGCCCCGTCCCGCCCGGGACGCCGGAGTACGTGAAGCAGCTTCGATACGCGTGGCGGGTGTGCTCGGTCACCAGCCTCGGGCTCATCCTCATCGGCATCAACGGCAGCACGCTGAACGTGGCGCTCCCCGCCGTCGTGCGGCACTTCCGGGCCGGCGCCCTGGCGTCCTCGTGGATCCTCGTCTCGTACCTGCTGATCATCACCGTGACGCTGGTCTTCTTCGGGCGCGTCGCCGACCTGCTCGGGCGGCGCGAGATCTACCTCGCCGGGTTCGCCCTGTTCGTCACCGCGTCGCTGCTCGCCGGCTTCTCTCCGACCGTCGGCTTCCTGATCGTCATGCGCGGCGTCCAGGCGCTCGGCGCGGCGATGATCCTGGCGAACGGCACCGTGATCATCACCGTGGCCTTCCCGCCCGACCGCCTCAGCCAGGGCATGGGCGTCTACATCGGCACCCTGTCGGTGGCCCAGCTCGCCGGCCCGACGCTCGGCGGCCTCATCGCCGACGCCGCCGGCTGGCAGTGGGTGTTCTGGGGGAACGTCCCCGCCGGAGTGGCCGGGCTGATCTGGGGCTGGGCGACGCTGCGCCGCGTGCCGGCGGGCCCGCGCGCCTCGCTGGACGTCATGGGGAACGTCCTCGTCTTCGCGGCGCTGTCGGCGATCCTCGTCGCCCTCTCGGACGCGGGCTCGCACGGCGTGTCCGGCCCCGTGGTGATCGCGGGCACGCTGGTCTTCCTGGTCCTGCTGCCCGTGCTGGTCGTCGTCGAGCGCCGCGCCTCCCATCCGGTGCTGGACCCGCGCCTGTTCGGGCGGCGCATGCTGGCGTTCGCCAACCTGGCGTCGTTCTGCACGGCGCTGTCGCGGTCGGCGCTGATCCTGCTCATCGCCCTGTACCTCCAGGCAGCCCGGGGCATGGACGCCTTCGACGCGGCGCTCGGCGTGCTGCCGGTGCCCGTGGGCATGGCGCTCGCCTCGCCCACGGCGGGCGCGCTCGGCCGCCGGGTGTCGCCGTACGCGCTGTCGGTCGGGGGGTGCGCGCTGAACTTCGCCGGCCTGGTCTGCCTCACGCTGTCGGCGGGGGCCGCCACGCCGTACTGGGTCATCGGGATCGGCCTGTTCCTGGCGGGATGCGGCAACGGCGCCTTCCTCACCGGCAACACCACGCAGGTGATGAGCGCGCTGCCGCCCGGCGGCCTGGGCGTCGTCAACGGCTTCCGGCTCATGATCATGAACGCCGGGATCGTGCTGAGCGTGGCGATGAGCCTCAGCGTGCTGACGAGCACGCTGGCCCCCGCGCTCAGGAACCTCGTCTACGCGGGCACGCTCGCGCGCCTGTCCCCCGCGGCCGTCCAGCAGCTCCTGTCGGGCTTCCAGCGGACGTACCTGGTGCTGGCCGCGGTGGCGCTCGCCGGGCTCATCACCGCGGCCTGCGCCCGCCCGGACACCGGCCGCCCGGCCGGGGAGGATCCGGCGGCGGGTTAA
- a CDS encoding MFS transporter produces the protein MNRRWWALVAVSLATFMTYLDNNVVNVALPTIQRDLGLSISGLEWIVSCYMLVFAGLLMAGGRLADVFGQRRVFLAGLGVFTLASAAAGLSGDGATLIVSRGLQGVGAALLTPTALSLIPQIFPDPRERATAVGIWSAIGGLALALGPVTGGFISENWHWGWIYLINVPIGVATFALAAWAIRRSGPGVRHRLDVPGLLVSSLGLFALTFALIEGDSRGWTSGLILGSFAVAAVAAAVFVVIEARAAEPMIDLSLFRERVFSGGLLSMGLWAFGIFGIYFFTALWLQNVLGFTPTQAGGAFVPMALLMAALATVAPRLAARLGTGPTVAAGLGLMAAAVVALSFVGEHGTYGQIFPWLMVYGLGAGLLVPLTNAILGALPAGRGGVASGVLNVSREVFGLLGVTILGAILSARQSAAIADGAGPLPAFLQGYQLALVVAGVIVAVGVPVSLITLRTRRTAPAGVADVPKVPEPVG, from the coding sequence GTGAATCGCCGATGGTGGGCTCTGGTGGCCGTCTCGCTGGCCACCTTCATGACGTATCTCGACAACAACGTGGTCAACGTGGCGCTCCCGACCATCCAGCGGGACCTGGGGCTGTCCATCTCGGGCCTCGAGTGGATCGTCAGTTGCTACATGCTGGTGTTCGCCGGGCTGCTCATGGCCGGCGGGCGGCTCGCCGACGTCTTCGGGCAGCGGCGGGTGTTCCTGGCCGGCCTCGGCGTGTTCACGCTCGCCTCGGCGGCGGCGGGCCTGTCGGGGGACGGCGCGACGCTGATCGTCAGCCGGGGGTTGCAGGGGGTGGGCGCGGCGCTGCTGACCCCGACGGCGCTCTCGCTGATCCCGCAGATCTTCCCCGACCCGCGCGAGCGGGCCACCGCCGTCGGCATCTGGAGCGCGATCGGCGGGCTCGCGCTCGCCCTCGGCCCGGTGACCGGCGGCTTCATCAGCGAGAACTGGCACTGGGGCTGGATCTACCTGATCAACGTCCCGATCGGGGTCGCCACCTTCGCCCTCGCCGCGTGGGCGATCCGCCGCTCCGGCCCCGGCGTCCGGCACCGCCTCGACGTGCCCGGCCTGCTCGTGTCCTCGCTCGGGCTCTTCGCGCTCACCTTCGCGCTCATCGAGGGCGACAGCCGGGGCTGGACGTCCGGCCTGATCCTCGGGTCCTTCGCGGTCGCCGCCGTCGCCGCCGCCGTCTTCGTGGTGATCGAGGCCCGCGCCGCCGAGCCGATGATCGACCTGTCGCTGTTCCGTGAGCGCGTCTTCAGCGGCGGCCTGCTGTCCATGGGCCTGTGGGCCTTCGGCATCTTCGGCATCTACTTCTTCACGGCCCTGTGGCTGCAGAACGTCCTCGGCTTCACCCCCACCCAGGCGGGTGGGGCCTTCGTCCCCATGGCGCTGCTGATGGCCGCGCTGGCGACCGTCGCCCCGCGCCTCGCCGCCCGCCTCGGCACCGGTCCGACCGTCGCCGCGGGCCTCGGCCTGATGGCCGCCGCGGTGGTCGCCCTGTCCTTCGTCGGCGAGCACGGCACCTACGGGCAGATCTTCCCCTGGCTGATGGTGTACGGCCTGGGCGCGGGCCTGCTCGTCCCGCTCACCAACGCCATTCTCGGAGCACTTCCGGCGGGCCGCGGGGGCGTCGCGTCGGGCGTGCTGAACGTCTCGCGCGAGGTCTTCGGCCTGCTCGGCGTCACCATCCTGGGCGCGATCCTCAGCGCGCGGCAGAGCGCGGCCATCGCCGACGGCGCCGGCCCCCTGCCCGCGTTCCTGCAGGGGTACCAGCTCGCGCTGGTCGTCGCGGGCGTCATCGTGGCGGTCGGGGTGCCGGTCAGCCTGATCACCTTGCGTACCCGGCGTACCGCGCCGGCCGGGGTGGCGGACGTCCCGAAAGTCCCCGAACCCGTGGGCTGA
- a CDS encoding AAA family ATPase encodes MKRYILTGTPGSGKTTILRRLATLGYATVEEAATAIIAAEQAHGDAEPWTRPAFIEKIVALQRRRQEDSNATAASIQFFDRSPICTHALSTYVGHPIPPTLSSEIDRITRERIYAPHVFFIRNLGFCEPTNARQITFEDSLTFEHLHEQTYQAFGYNLIDIPAGLLPDRITTIRTAISRLANT; translated from the coding sequence ATGAAGCGCTACATCCTCACCGGCACCCCGGGCTCCGGCAAGACCACGATCCTGCGACGGCTGGCGACGCTGGGATACGCGACGGTCGAGGAGGCCGCCACAGCGATCATCGCGGCCGAACAGGCACACGGCGACGCCGAACCGTGGACCCGGCCGGCCTTCATCGAAAAGATCGTGGCCTTGCAACGCCGTCGACAAGAGGACTCGAACGCAACCGCCGCATCCATCCAGTTCTTCGACCGCTCCCCCATCTGCACCCACGCCCTCAGCACCTACGTCGGCCACCCGATCCCCCCGACCCTGTCCAGCGAGATCGACCGCATCACCCGAGAGCGGATCTACGCCCCCCACGTCTTCTTCATCCGCAACCTGGGCTTCTGCGAACCCACCAACGCCCGCCAGATCACCTTCGAAGACTCCCTGACCTTCGAACACCTCCACGAACAGACCTACCAAGCCTTCGGCTACAACCTCATCGACATCCCCGCCGGCCTCCTTCCAGACCGCATAACCACGATCCGAACCGCGATCTCTCGCCTCGCGAACACCTGA
- a CDS encoding RICIN domain-containing protein, which yields MAFTKRALACSALALTSAGVFGATTPTAHAGTAADERRLINRTDGSRVAVLSDSLGEGAQIISLRSPGWQYKSVKWTYTSNPDESIVIKNVYTGKCLQPSTAAPKAGDTIVVRTCDGSDAQNWTYRWEETGGAGANWFSIRPKSSPGLAITLAVYQGSGSWNTLYLDRDQNSNDRLWRFLADGATW from the coding sequence ATGGCCTTCACGAAGCGGGCTCTCGCGTGCTCCGCCCTGGCGCTGACCTCCGCGGGCGTCTTCGGCGCGACGACCCCCACGGCGCACGCCGGGACGGCGGCCGACGAGCGCCGGCTCATCAACCGGACCGACGGCAGCCGCGTCGCCGTGCTGTCCGACAGCCTCGGCGAGGGCGCCCAGATCATCTCGCTGCGCTCCCCCGGCTGGCAGTACAAGAGCGTCAAGTGGACGTACACCAGCAACCCCGACGAGAGCATCGTGATCAAGAACGTCTACACCGGCAAGTGCCTGCAACCCTCGACCGCGGCCCCGAAGGCCGGCGACACCATCGTGGTCCGCACGTGTGACGGTTCGGACGCGCAGAACTGGACGTACCGCTGGGAGGAGACCGGCGGCGCCGGCGCCAACTGGTTCAGCATCCGCCCCAAGAGCTCGCCTGGCCTGGCCATCACCCTCGCCGTCTACCAGGGCTCCGGAAGCTGGAACACCCTCTACCTGGACCGCGACCAGAACAGCAACGACCGCCTGTGGCGCTTCCTCGCCGACGGCGCCACCTGGTAG
- a CDS encoding TetR family transcriptional regulator has translation MAAEKLTRESVVERALELANEEGVESLTIRRLAGRLGVTPMALYWHFKNKDEMVWALAEHLLSTLTADISPDDPWQVRLRGMVETLVAAMREHPSLPDFLATVEAKHDLDSFRRATEAALDALTSAGFSLSEGYYVSSYLLNGAIALVKYHPGCPAGMSEAEEAEARRLRRLHIESLPRDRFPRMIDYGATLAGPPDVDHYFAFGVDLLMAGVEAMARRRAGG, from the coding sequence GTGGCCGCAGAGAAGCTGACGCGCGAGAGCGTCGTCGAACGGGCCCTGGAGCTCGCCAACGAAGAGGGCGTCGAGTCGCTGACGATCCGGCGGCTCGCCGGCCGTCTCGGTGTGACGCCCATGGCGCTCTACTGGCATTTCAAGAACAAGGACGAGATGGTGTGGGCCCTCGCCGAGCACCTGTTGTCCACCCTGACCGCCGACATCTCCCCGGACGATCCCTGGCAGGTCCGCCTGCGGGGCATGGTCGAGACGCTCGTCGCCGCCATGCGCGAGCATCCTTCGCTGCCCGATTTCCTCGCCACCGTCGAGGCGAAACACGATCTGGACAGCTTCAGGCGGGCCACGGAGGCCGCCCTGGACGCCCTCACGTCGGCGGGCTTCTCGCTGAGCGAGGGCTACTACGTCTCGTCCTACCTGCTCAACGGCGCGATCGCGCTGGTCAAGTACCATCCGGGCTGCCCGGCGGGCATGTCGGAGGCCGAGGAGGCCGAGGCGCGGCGGCTGCGGCGGCTGCACATCGAGTCCCTCCCGCGCGACCGCTTCCCCCGCATGATCGACTACGGCGCCACGCTGGCCGGTCCGCCGGACGTCGACCACTATTTCGCCTTCGGCGTCGACCTCCTGATGGCGGGCGTCGAGGCCATGGCGCGGCGCCGGGCCGGCGGTTAA
- a CDS encoding winged helix-turn-helix transcriptional regulator translates to MSDHYAGRDEFVADCRLRIATDLFTHTWDPVVLATLALGPHRRRELRVAIGGISDKVLTQALHRLLANGLISRQAYPEAPPRVEYALTELGQSLVDGPMNALARWTLDHADDLLDAQERAAKQPPSPIE, encoded by the coding sequence ATGAGTGATCATTACGCCGGTCGTGACGAGTTCGTGGCGGACTGTCGCCTGCGCATCGCCACCGACCTGTTCACCCACACCTGGGATCCCGTCGTCCTGGCGACCCTCGCCCTCGGCCCGCATCGACGGCGCGAATTGCGCGTCGCGATCGGCGGCATCAGCGACAAAGTGCTGACCCAGGCGCTACACCGCCTGCTCGCCAATGGCCTGATCAGCCGCCAGGCATACCCCGAGGCCCCGCCGCGCGTCGAATACGCCCTGACCGAGCTGGGACAGAGCCTGGTGGACGGCCCGATGAACGCCCTCGCCCGCTGGACCCTCGACCACGCCGACGACCTCCTCGACGCCCAGGAAAGGGCCGCGAAACAGCCACCATCCCCCATCGAATGA